CGGCGCGGCTGCCGCGGTGCGACTTGCGGAACTTCGTGCGTTTGGGCATCAAGGGCATGGCTCAGTCCTCCTGGGAAATGGTTCGGGTTGAAATGTAACTTACTGGTTGCCGCGCGGGCGGCGGGGTCCGCGATTGTCGCGGTCGCGGCGATCACCACGCTCCGGGCGCGGGGAGCTGCCGTCGTCTTCCTTCTTGTTGACCCAGCACTTGATGCCGATCACACCGTAAACGGTGCGGGCTTCGGCGAAGCCGTAGTCGAGAGGGACACGCAGGGTCTGAAGCGGCACCTTGCCTTCGCGGTACCACTCCGAACGGGCGATATCAGCACCACCGAGGCGGCCGGCGCAACGGATACGGATGCCATCGGCACCGAAGTCCATCGCGGTTTGCACGGCGCGCTTCATGGCGCGGCGGAAAGAGATACGGCGCTCGAGTTGGACAGCCACCTGCTCGCAGATGAGCTGGGCATCGAGCTCCGGCTTGCGGATTTCGACAATGTCGATCTTCACCTGGGCACCCTTGCAGATGTCGGAAAGCTCCTTCGTCATGCGCTCGATTTCCGAACCCTTGCGGCCGATGATCAGGCCCGGGCGGGAAGTGTGGAGCGTCACGCGGACGCTGTTCCAAGCGCGCTCGATCACCACGCGGGCAAGCGCGGCGAACTGCAGGCGCTCACGCATGTAGCCACGGATCTTGAGGTCTTCGTGGAGCTTCTCGGCATAATCCTTGCCGGAGGCGAACCACTTGGAGCGCCAGTCCTTGGAGACGGCGAGGCGGAAACCGATGGGATTGACTTTCTGGCCCATGATGAAATGCGGTGAGAGTGTGGGATCAGGCCTTGTTCTCGGCCTTCTTGGAAACGTTGACGCGCTTTGGCTTCGCCTCGCCTTCCGGCGCTTCGGCGAGGGTGATGAAAATGTGGCTGGTGCGCTTCAGGATGCCACCGGCGGAACCCTTGGCACGCGGGGAGAAACGCTTCAGCACCGGACCGGCACCGATGACAGCTTCCTTCACGATCAAGGACTCGGCGCTCAGGGAGAAGTTGTTCTCCGCATCGGCGATCGCCGTCTTGAGGGTCTTGTTGATGTGAAAGGCAGCCTTCTTCGGGGTGAAGGTAAGGATGTCGAGTGCGCTCGACACGGGCAGCCCCTGGATTTCACGGGCGACGTCGCGCGCCTTCTTCGGGGACAAGCGGACGTATTTGGTGGTGCTCTTGACTTCCATGGATCTGGGTCGGTGAGGCGTTAGCGTGGGCCTTGCAGGCGTTATTCGGTGATGAGGATGGCGGTATCGCCGAATTTCACGGGCCCTTGTCCGGGCTCGAGTTCTTCGACGAAGGCACCGCACACGTTGCGGCGAACGTCGGCTACGATGGCGGAGCCGAAAGGTTGTGCCCCGCGGACGAGGCGATAAGTGGTGCCGATGCGGGCTCCTTGGGCTTCCCCGACGTTCAGGACGAGTAGGCCGCTTTCCGCATCGATGTTCATCACCCTCGCGTTTCCGGCTGAGCCGGCGGTTGCGGGGGCGGGCTTCTGCCTTAGTCCGAGGACTTCGTCAAGCTCGCGGATAGCAGTTTCGACGCGAAGCCGGGCGTCGGGGTCCGCCGCAACCGCCTGACGGAGATAATCCGTGATGGCGGCGATGAGGCGGGATGAGGATTCCTCCAAGTTCTTGGCGCGCTCCTGGTGCAGCAAGAGGTCGGCGGCGGCTTGCACCTGCCGTTCCTCCCCACCGTCCAGAAGATCGCGTCCCAGCGCCGCGAGGCGCAGGCGGACCTTGGCGAGCTGCTCGGAAGCTTCCTTCTCCGCGCGATTCGCTTGGACAAGGCTCTTCTCGAGCGACTCGTTCTGACGCTGCAGGTCTTCGACAGCCCTCTGCAGCGTCGCCACATCCGTCCCCTGTGCGGCACAGGTCCATGCTCCTGCCAGCAGTCCGGAGACCGTGGCAGTGAGAGCGATGGAACGCAGGCGGAACATGGGGAACGGAGGCGTTCGGAATTCTTACTTCTTGCCGATACCGCCGTGCTGGCGGAACAGGCGGGTCGGGGCGAATTCGCCGAGCTTGTGGCCGACCATGTTCTCGGTGACATACACCGGGACGAAGGTCTTGCCGTTGTGCACGGCGAAGTTCAGGCCGACGAAGTCCGGAGTGATCATCGAAGCGCGGCTCCAGGTCTTGATCGGCTTCTTGTCGCCAGCGGCGGCAGCAGTATCGATCTTGGCCAGCAGCTTCTGGTCGATGAACGGACCCTTCTTGAGAGAGCGAGGCATGAGTTCGGTTAGTAAAGGTTAGCTTAGCGCTTCTTGGCGTGGCGGCTTTCGACGATGAAGGTCGAGGTCTGCTTCTTCGGCTTGCGGGTCTTCTGGCCCTTCGCGTGGCCCCATGGGCTGAGAAGGTGCTGGCGACCACCACCGGACTTCGACTTACCTTCACCACCACCGTTCGGGTGGTCGACGGGGTTCATGCACATGCCGCGGACGGTCGGGCGGACGCCCTGCCAGCGGGTGCGGCCAGCCTTGCCGGACACTTCGTTCATGTGATCGCGGTTGCCCACGGTGCCGATGGTGCAGAAGCACGCTTCGTTGAAGCGGCGGATTTCACCGGAAGGCATCTTGACCAGCGCCCAGCCGCCTTCGCGGTTGGAAAGGATAGCCTGCTGGCCGGCAGCACGGGCGACCTTGCCGCCATTGCCCGGGATCAGCTCGATGTTGTGGATCGCGGTGCCGAGCGGGACGCTCTTCAGCGGCATCGCATTGCCCACCTTAGGTGCGGCCTTTTCGCCGGACACCACGGTGGCACCCACTTCAAGACCGGCAGGAGCCAGGATGTAGCTCTTCTGGCCGTCCTTGTATTGGATCAGCGCGATGCGGCAGGTGCGGTTTGGATCGTACTCGATGCCCACCACGGTGGCGGACACATCGTACTTGCCGCGCTTGAAGTCGATCAGGCGGTAGTGACGCTTGTGGCCACCGCCGATGTGGCGGGTGGTGATACGGCCGGTGTTGTTACGACCGCCGCTCTTCTTGAGCGGGGAAAGAAGGCTCTTCTCCGGCTTGTGCTTGGTGATTTCGTCGAAGGACGGAAGCACCTTGTAGCGTTCGGACGGGGTATTCGGTGTGAACTCCTTGAGAGACATGGCTCGCTTGAGGGTTGTTCGGGGTTAGCCGGTTAGAAAATCAGACGAGGTCGAAGGATTCGCCCTCCTTGAGGCGAACCACGGCCTTCTTCCAGTGGTTGGTACGGCCCTCGTCGGCGCGGCGCTTGCGCTTGGCCTTGCCGCTGTAGTTGAGGGTGCGGACGTCGGCGACCTTCTTGCCCAGCAGGGTTTCGACGGCACGCTTGATGTCGAGCTTGTTGGCCTTGCGGTCCACTTCCAGGACGACCTCGTTGTTGGTCTCCTGAAGCATGGTGGCCTTCTCGCTGAGGCGGACGTTCTTGATGACTTGGTAGATGTCTTTCATGGCGCGGTATCAGCGATAAGGGGTCAGGCGGTGCGCTTGGAGAGGGTCTCGAGCGCGTCTTCCACCACGAGGACGGATTTGGCGTGAAGCAGTTCCTCGACGTTGACGCTTTCAGCGGTCACCAGTTGCGCCCAGCCCACGTTGCGGGCGGCCAGGTAGGTGTTGTCGTCGAAGCTCTTGGCGACGATCAGGACCTTCTTGGCCTCGACCTCGGCGGTCACGGCGGCAACGAAGGACTTGGTCTTGCCATCGGCGATGGAGAAGGAAGCAAGGGTCTTGATCGACTCCTCGCGGACGAGGTCGCCAAGCACGCGGCGCAGGGCAAGCTTGCGGACGTTCTTCGTCACGTGCTTGGAGTAGTCGCGCGGACGAGGACCGAAGACGACACCACCACCGACGAAGATGGGAGCGCGCTTGTCGCCGTGACGGGCGTTACCGGTGCCCTTCTGCTTGTAGATCTTCTTGTTGTTACCGCGGACTTCGCCACGGGTCTTGGAGTTCGCGGAACCGGTGCGGCGGTTGGCGCGGTAAGCGGTCACGAGATCGTGCACGGCCTGACTGCCCTTGTCGGCATCGGCGAGCTGGATGTTCGCGCTCTGCGCGGCGTCAGCGGTGAAAGTTTTCGCGGGCATGACTAGGATGCGTTTGAGAGTTACGGTTCAGACGCTGTGCCTCAGGCGGCGGCGGTCTTCTTCTTCTTGGCGGGGCGGACAGTGACGTAGCTGCCTTTGGCACCGGGGACGGCGCCGGAAATCAGGATCACGCCATCCTCCGGACGCACGGCGACGACCTTCAGGTTCTGCGTGGTGCGCGGCACATCACCCATGTGTCCGGGCATCTTCTGGTTCTTCCAGACGCGGCCCGGGGTGGAACGGCAACCAATGGCGCCCGTCCGGCGGTGCATCATGGATCCGTGGGTCATCTTCAGACCGCCGAAACCGTGGCGCTTCACCGCACCTTGGAAACCACGGCCCTTGCTGGTGCCGATCACGTCGACCCACTGGCCGGCGGTGAAGGTGTCCAGACCGGTGTGGGTCTCCGGAGCAGCTTGGTCAGCCGGGAAGCGGAACTCCTGCACCTTGTACTTCGGGGTGGAGCCGTACTTCTTGAAGTGGCCGAGCGAAGGCTTGTCCGTGCGGGACTCCTTCTTGTCATCATAGCCAACTTGGACAGCGGAGTAGCCGTCCTTTTCAACGGTCTTCACCTGCAGGCAGGTGTTGCCGCTGACTTCAATCACGGTGACGGGAATCATGGCCTGGCTCTTCTCATCGAAGAGGCGGGTCATACCGAGCTTTTTGCCGAGAAGTCCGAGAGACATGGCGGGAAACGATATAAGAGATTTAAGGAATGAGCGGCGAGATACCGGATCTCAGGCTCAGATGCGGATGGCGATATCGACACCGGCGGGCAGGTTGAGCTTCTTCAGCTCATCGACGGTGCGTGCGGTGGGATCGACGATGTCGAGGACACGCTTGTGGGTGCGGATCTCGAACTGCTCGGCGGACTTCTTGTTGACGTGCACGGAGCGGTTCACGCTGAACTTCTCAATGCGGGTAGGAAGCGGGATCGGGCCGGCCACCTTGGCACCGGTGCGCTTGGCGGTTTCGACAATCTCCGCGGCAGAGCGGTCGATGGCGCGGTGGTCGAAAGCGCGCAGGCGGATGCGGATCTTCTGGTTTTCCATGGCGGTGGATTAGGTTAGAGATGTTGGGTAAAGTTTCAGTGACCGCGGTCGGTGACGATCTGCGCGACGATGTTGTTTGGCACCTGCTCGAAGTGCGACGGCGTCATCGAGTAGGATGCGCGGCCGGACGAAATGGTCCGCACGTCGGTGGAGTAGCCGAACATTTCCTTCAGCGGCACGTTCGCGCGGATCACGGCGAGCTTGCCCTTGGTTTCCATGTTCTGGATCTGCCCGCGGCGGCGGTTCAGGTCGCCCATCACATCGCCCTGGTAGTCGTCCGGAGTGGAGACTTCCACGGCCATGATGGGCTCGAGGAGGATGGACTTCGCTTTCTTGAAGGCGTCCTTCATGGCGAAGATGGCGGCCATCGTGAAGGCGTTCTCGTTCGAGTCGACTTCGTGGAAGGATCCGCCCAGCACGTCCACGTGCACGTCGATCACCGGGTAGCCGGCGATGATGCCATTCGTCATGGCTTCGCGCACGCCTTTGAAGACGGCATTGTGGAAATCTTTGGGAATTTCGCCACCCACGATCTTGTTCTCGATCGTCAGACCCTTGCCCTTTTCATTCGGGCGGATCGTCAGGCGGACGTGTCCGTATTGGCCGCGGCCACCGGACTGCTTGACCAGCTTGCCTTCGCCCGGGGCCTCGGCGGTGATGGTCTCGCGGTAGGCGATCTGGGGAGCGCCGGTATTGGCCTCCACCTTGAATTCGCGCTTCAGGCGGTCGACGATGATCTCCAAGTGGAGCTCGCCCATGCCCGAGATGATGGTCTGACCGGTCTCTTCGTCGGTCTTGACTTGGAAGGTGGGGTCTTCTTCCGAAAGCCGTGCCAGCGCGTTTGCCAGCTTCTCTTGGTCGGCTTTGGTTTTTGGCTCAACCGCCATGGAGATGACGGGATCCGGGAAAGTGGGAGGTTCGAGAACGACGTCGTAGCCTTCTTTGGCGAGGGTGTCACCGGTGGTGACGTTTTTGATCCCTACCATCGCGGCGATGTCGCCGGCGTAACAGGCTTCGATGTCTTTATGCTCGTCAGCTTGGATCTGGATCAGGCGGCCGACTCGCTCCGAGCGGCGGGTCCGCGGATTATAGACCGTATCACCCTTCTTGATGACACCGGAGTAAACACGGAAGAAGACGAGCTTGCCGACGAATTTGTCAGCCCAGAGCTTGAAGGCGAGGGAGCAGAACTTCTCGTTGTCGCTCGTGTGGACCTCGATCTTGTGCTCCTCGTTGTCGGGATCCATGCCGATCGCCGGCGGGATATCGAGCGGGCTCGGAAGGTAATCGACGACCGCGTCGATGAGATATTGGACACCCTTGTTCTTGAAAGCGGAACCACCGGCGACAGGCACCAGCTTGTTCGCGATTGTGGCGCGGCGGATACCTTGCTTCAGCTCGGCCTTGGAGATCGGTTCCTCCATGAGGAACTTCTCGCCGATTTGGTCATCCACATCGGCCACGGCGCTCACCAGTTCGGTGTAGGCTTCTGCGGCGATGTCCTTCAGCTCGGCGCTGA
This portion of the Luteolibacter luteus genome encodes:
- the rpsJ gene encoding 30S ribosomal protein S10 is translated as MENQKIRIRLRAFDHRAIDRSAAEIVETAKRTGAKVAGPIPLPTRIEKFSVNRSVHVNKKSAEQFEIRTHKRVLDIVDPTARTVDELKKLNLPAGVDIAIRI
- the rplD gene encoding 50S ribosomal protein L4 → MPAKTFTADAAQSANIQLADADKGSQAVHDLVTAYRANRRTGSANSKTRGEVRGNNKKIYKQKGTGNARHGDKRAPIFVGGGVVFGPRPRDYSKHVTKNVRKLALRRVLGDLVREESIKTLASFSIADGKTKSFVAAVTAEVEAKKVLIVAKSFDDNTYLAARNVGWAQLVTAESVNVEELLHAKSVLVVEDALETLSKRTA
- the rplB gene encoding 50S ribosomal protein L2, translating into MSLKEFTPNTPSERYKVLPSFDEITKHKPEKSLLSPLKKSGGRNNTGRITTRHIGGGHKRHYRLIDFKRGKYDVSATVVGIEYDPNRTCRIALIQYKDGQKSYILAPAGLEVGATVVSGEKAAPKVGNAMPLKSVPLGTAIHNIELIPGNGGKVARAAGQQAILSNREGGWALVKMPSGEIRRFNEACFCTIGTVGNRDHMNEVSGKAGRTRWQGVRPTVRGMCMNPVDHPNGGGEGKSKSGGGRQHLLSPWGHAKGQKTRKPKKQTSTFIVESRHAKKR
- the rplW gene encoding 50S ribosomal protein L23; this encodes MKDIYQVIKNVRLSEKATMLQETNNEVVLEVDRKANKLDIKRAVETLLGKKVADVRTLNYSGKAKRKRRADEGRTNHWKKAVVRLKEGESFDLV
- the rplC gene encoding 50S ribosomal protein L3; the encoded protein is MSLGLLGKKLGMTRLFDEKSQAMIPVTVIEVSGNTCLQVKTVEKDGYSAVQVGYDDKKESRTDKPSLGHFKKYGSTPKYKVQEFRFPADQAAPETHTGLDTFTAGQWVDVIGTSKGRGFQGAVKRHGFGGLKMTHGSMMHRRTGAIGCRSTPGRVWKNQKMPGHMGDVPRTTQNLKVVAVRPEDGVILISGAVPGAKGSYVTVRPAKKKKTAAA
- the fusA gene encoding elongation factor G, with the protein product MSSNLNSPDRPYPLERTRNIGIAAHIDAGKTTLTERILFYTGVIHKIGEVHDGAATTDWMEQERERGITITSAAVTTKWFQREEEGVTKLFPKEEQRINIIDTPGHVDFTAEVERSLRVLDGAIVVFCGVAGVQPQTETVWRQATKYHVPRIVFVNKMDRTGANFGNVFAEVKEKLGANAVRILIPIGAEDQLSGQIDVVNQKEIHFSDSDKFGSTYEVRELSAELKDIAAEAYTELVSAVADVDDQIGEKFLMEEPISKAELKQGIRRATIANKLVPVAGGSAFKNKGVQYLIDAVVDYLPSPLDIPPAIGMDPDNEEHKIEVHTSDNEKFCSLAFKLWADKFVGKLVFFRVYSGVIKKGDTVYNPRTRRSERVGRLIQIQADEHKDIEACYAGDIAAMVGIKNVTTGDTLAKEGYDVVLEPPTFPDPVISMAVEPKTKADQEKLANALARLSEEDPTFQVKTDEETGQTIISGMGELHLEIIVDRLKREFKVEANTGAPQIAYRETITAEAPGEGKLVKQSGGRGQYGHVRLTIRPNEKGKGLTIENKIVGGEIPKDFHNAVFKGVREAMTNGIIAGYPVIDVHVDVLGGSFHEVDSNENAFTMAAIFAMKDAFKKAKSILLEPIMAVEVSTPDDYQGDVMGDLNRRRGQIQNMETKGKLAVIRANVPLKEMFGYSTDVRTISSGRASYSMTPSHFEQVPNNIVAQIVTDRGH
- the rpsS gene encoding 30S ribosomal protein S19 produces the protein MPRSLKKGPFIDQKLLAKIDTAAAAGDKKPIKTWSRASMITPDFVGLNFAVHNGKTFVPVYVTENMVGHKLGEFAPTRLFRQHGGIGKK
- the rpsC gene encoding 30S ribosomal protein S3: MGQKVNPIGFRLAVSKDWRSKWFASGKDYAEKLHEDLKIRGYMRERLQFAALARVVIERAWNSVRVTLHTSRPGLIIGRKGSEIERMTKELSDICKGAQVKIDIVEIRKPELDAQLICEQVAVQLERRISFRRAMKRAVQTAMDFGADGIRIRCAGRLGGADIARSEWYREGKVPLQTLRVPLDYGFAEARTVYGVIGIKCWVNKKEDDGSSPRPERGDRRDRDNRGPRRPRGNQ
- the rplV gene encoding 50S ribosomal protein L22, giving the protein MEVKSTTKYVRLSPKKARDVAREIQGLPVSSALDILTFTPKKAAFHINKTLKTAIADAENNFSLSAESLIVKEAVIGAGPVLKRFSPRAKGSAGGILKRTSHIFITLAEAPEGEAKPKRVNVSKKAENKA